tgcagctaggtcaccGGAAGAATTTTTCACCTATCTACTctcactcagggaggtggtgtttctaaagagagagaaaaagcccTTCCATCGCTGTAGTCTTTGTCTACGCTATGGGATTATGACAGTATCGCTACGGCACCATAGCTATGCTTCTATagtccccatagtgtagacatggtctgagagacagacagacatctggAAGGAGCAGCTGTAAGCAGTATCTGACTCTGAAAGAAATCTGGGGAGAGTTTTTTTGAGTCAGGGGTACAAGCTGAGAAGGATGTTGTCGGTGCTctgagcaaaagaagctgttttcCTGCTTGATTCCTTCTGTGTTCTGAGATGCAGGCATTTGTACATtcattgtaaataaacaaaactacatCTTCTGAGTGTCTAGTAGTTAAGAACTTGGTATAGATTGAGGAGACAAGATGGGAAGGGCTGCTGAGGTCACCCGGCAAGGAGTAACTAGTCTGGTGGAAGCCAGGCTGAGACCTTTATGCTTGTAGGCTATCTACTGGTGTCAAGGCTGAGCCCATAGCTGCACAGCAACAGGCATTCAAAGTTACAAGTCGGgtggtgacagaaccccttactggtctgggtgattGCTGAAATGTCACAACAACTTCTCTCCCTTTAACCTGGGATTGGATGACATATACCTACTATTACTTTACTTTAGAGCCCTATCCACAGCATAACCcgtgtgtctgggggggggggggggtgcgagaggggaaggggagagaggaaagacCTCTTATATTTCCTAAACAACCAGTGGAGTTTCAGAATAGTAAATATTTGCTCATTACTTGTTGCAGACTGGTCAGATATtatgttttgcatttttattaattatttttaaatattattattattgtactaTATTACATTCAATCTAAAATTGGGTGTCTTCACCGTTGTTTAGTAGCTGATTGTGGCCTAGTTTTCACCCAATATAATCACAAGTAAGAGCTAATTACCATTGCAGAATTGAAAGAAAAGCGATTTCCTCAATTTTTTTGCAACTCTAAGGTAAATTATGAATAAATtagcctcctcccccaacccccatccggaattttacattttattaaaaatatatatatatatattgggttTGAAACTGTTCGAATGCCCCtatcacttttaaaaaaccaaaacagtgaATCATCTTGTAGTAATGTTGCAGAACAGATTAAAAATCTCATTCAGTTCTTGATGCAATACAGATATGACTAAATCACACGGTTAACATTGATTTTTCCTCACTACAGAAGCCATTTTCATATAATATAttaaagctaaaaataaaaaaaagcactgATTGATTAGATTTTGATCTTTAATTCTCCATATGGTTTAGATTTTTATTGAAGCATTGCTTCTGACTTTCTATGAGTTTTAACAGACTATAATGAAACAAACACCCTAATAGTtcttctattttaaattaaagttcagaacactatcatttaaaaaatggctACTGCTTTTAATGAACAGAAGTGACTTTCTTGGAATAAAATTAAGTTAAAGAGCAGTACAGTAAAATGAATTTGAACTTTACAAAATAATAATGACATCTTGTTTATCTTCTATTAAAATAGCAAAAAAGGTACATCACAACTACTTTTATATACAATTCCTGGAACATAAACATCCTTCCTGAGGTATATGATCAGCTCTCTGTTGTTTTCTATAATGGATTTTTTCAACAGAATTAAGTGTTTTAGGGGGTAGAATATTTGGTTAAGAGAGCCAATTCTTAATCCTTATTCAAAGCACAAGGATGAGCTTGTGTTACTTTCTTCTTTTTGAAATCATTTTACACTGACAACATTACTTCAAATAACTGGCTTTGTACCTTGATTTGGAGAAAACCTTCTAAAGAATGAGATATAATTGTACATGTGATTTTATTGACAGTGATATGGTTTAAATTTACAACGAAAAACTAAAGTTTCTCTCTTCAGAGGTCTCTCCAACCCCAGGTCTCAGGATTTATTGGCATTTTTTTAGCTCATCTTTAGTCTCTCCTACTGGAAACTCTACTGAATGAAAATGCCCTGTTTCCCCTTCACCCAGCTAAGAAATAGGGTGATTTGGTGATAGATATTTAGCAAAAAATACCCCTTTTTAACTCCGAAGAAACacagagagaggagaagagatCTGTTTGCTTTCAGTGGGGCGGGCTCTTTAATGCGCCAATCACAGAGCAGCTCCTCTCTATAAATACCAGCCGTCCGCCTTTCTCTAgtcttagttttttttttctttttctgattttaGAAAACACGAATCACTATGTCGGAAACGGCGCCTGTCGCAGCTCCTGCTGTCTCCGGTCCTGGGGCAAAAACTTCTACTAAAAAACCGAAGAAGGCGGCAGGAGGCTCTAAAGCCCGCAAGCCTCCAGGTCCCAGCGTGACCGAGCTGATCACCAAGGCGGTGTCGGCTTCCAAGGAGCGCAAAGGGGTCTCGCTGGCCGCTCTTAAGAAGGCTCTGGCCGCCGGAGGGTACGATGTGGAAAAAAGCAACACCCGCATCAAGCTCGGGCTCAAGAGCCTGGTGAGCAAGGGCACCTTGGTGCAGACCAAGGGTACTGGCGCATCCGGTTCTTTTAAACTCAACAAGAATCCGGATGAGACTAAGGAAAAGGCGTCCAAGAAAAAACCAGCGGCAAAGCCTAAGAAACCAGCTGCCAAGAAACCCAAAAAGGCTGCGGCCGTGAAAAAGAGCCCGAAAAAAGTCAAGAAGCCAGCAGCTGCCGCGGCCAAGAAGTCAGCCAAGAGCCCGAAAAAGGTGAAAGCTGCCGCCAAGCCTAAGAAGGCAGCCAAGAGCCCGGCTAAGGCCAAAGCGGTGAAGCCCAAGGCGGCCAAGCCCAAGCCGACGAAGCCCAAAGCAACGAAGGCTAAGAAGGCAGCGCTCAAGAAGAAGTAAAAGGGTTAGAAAGTAATTTGTCATACAGAGAAATCCAACGGCTCTTTTAAGAGCCACCCACCCTTTCCCAGAGGAGCTGAAACACCAGGTTCACCTCAGTAACCTCGTGCTGCTTTTCATGAGGCGCACAACTTTAAGAAACGAAAGTAATACAAAGGAGGGAGACATAAAATGATCGGTTTCgtacattttccttttttgccCGCGACAAGAAACAACATGGTATCCATTCTTTAAAATGTGGGACGCTGGTTCATTTATATTTTAGAGGAGTGTATTACAATCGATCTAGAGGATCGGCCCAAATTCATGATTACTAGCAGCtaaacaggttttctcccctACCcattcagaaaaaacaaacaaaaaaaaaaacaaccctgagaGGAACGAGCTTTAACAATCATGCTTATTGTgtaaagggagggggaggggaggaaggtggcCATTCCTCGCACATCAGCTTCGGTTCGGACAGGATTTATTGTctaggaggaggggaaagtgagAGGACAGTGTGTGAGGGAAAACTgcgtgtctacacacacacacactctctctctcttctgcccaGCTGACAGTGGTGGGATCAGGATCAATCCCGTTGGTGGGTTTGAAAAGCCCGCGCTCTGCAAGGATTGGCCTGTGGCAACTCGTCCCCCCTTCTTTTATTGGGGGTAGGGGGAATCACTAGTTTCCCATGTAAATTTATACCTCCTCACACGGGGATTTTTGTTTATCTTCAAATGAGATTCGTCTGGCACTTACTTGGAAACCTTTATTCTCTGAAATCAGAGCACTACTAAggaggcgggagggggagggggagggggcatttttcagtttgttctcTCTTTCCTTGATTAATACCCGTTCTGTTCATACTCTCCTCCATCGCCACGTCCGCTTTCTATCCTTGTTTCTCTCCCGGGCTGTGCTTTCAGTCCTTTAACCAATTCTCTAGAAATCACATCTTACTGATGCTTCTCAGAATGACCTTCACCTGGATACATTAGGAATTCCCTAAGGGTTGGGAGGGACATTTATATCAAGTGTAAACCTCTGTTAGTTGGTCCAACTGATAACAACGGGTTGAGATTGATATCCAGTATGTGGACCTGCGGTTGGAGAAAAAGGAAACACATTTGTTTCAGAGGGTTTTACAGATATTTTCTTACAACACAAGAATGTTGAGATTCAGGAATCCTAGGTTTTATTCCAGACTCTAGAGGGGAGTGTTTTTTATAGTTCCCCTTTCCATCTTTAGTGTGACCCCCGTCTATAAAGGCCCTTCTAACTTGTCCATGTTCTAGTCCTCCCCCTTCACCATCTCCTGTCTCCTGCTCCCTCACCAAGCTCCTCACCCCTCTGTATTCCAGTTAGAAAAGTGGTTCTcacacttttgtactggtgacccctttcacatagcaagcctctgagtgcaacaccgcctcccttataaattaaaaacacatttaaatatatttaacaccattataaatgctgtaggaaaagcggggtttggggtggaggctgacagctcacggcCCCACAGGTAATAAGCTCATGACTCACTGAAGGGTCccagcccccagtttgagaacccctgagttagAATATATACTCCTTCATCCTGCCTGTGTGCCAAAAATGGGGGCATGGAAACTACAGAAAAGACAGTCTCCCTGCTTTAATTTCCAGTGCCTGAAACCATAGTGATCCTTGGTAGATGCCAGGAGTTTTTGCAGGGGAAGTTCTGCTCAACGGTCTGAGGGGGGACAATAGTAAGGGAAGCCAAACTTCAGACAATTTAGTTGCCAAAGGAAAAATGCTCTGCTGAACATGTACGGATTGAGAGTTTTCAGAGGCTAACAACTTGGCCACACTGGGGTAGATGTTCATGGGGATAACAAAAAGGATATCCCTGACACTTTTGTGGCCAATCTGCTTAACGTTAAGTATGTACCTTAAAGCATGGAGGAGCTTAAGCATCTCAAGACAACAATTGTGAGAACATTTTAATGTGGGCAATACAATGTATTTTCCTCCAACCTTGACCAATGGCTGAACTTTTTCTTTGTGGCAATtatattgatgtcaatgagaTTGCACTGGTGTAGACTATGAATGTTGTGATGTGCAATTGGTGCACTCTGCCAGAATTAAATAAGGTTTGGGGTTGACAAGCCCATTATTATACATCagtttaactttttttattaaagatatagaATAGGAAAAAGCAGTTCAAAcatagaaatgtaaaatattaaacgaGGCTTGAATTTTAACAATATCCTTTGttctctttccctttagctggagagagttttagaaggaaaacccctgtgatggtatcaaagatggtaataaatGTCCttttggggagaagagaagaagtTTGTTGacatgggctggagctgttgttgttAAAGACCAAACCCATTTCATCCAAGGTGGTGTATAcaattcagctggagctgctaGATGTCAGTGTTATCTGTGTTCCTCTCTCTGGCCAGGTCTGGTAGACATCACAGTCTCCGGAGGCGGAGGATGAAGGGCAAGGGTCACAGGTGATGGTGGGGATGACAGCCATGATGCTGAAACTTGCTTCAGAGGCCTCTGTCTATTCCACACACAGCCAAATCTTTTTCTTTCAGGACCCAAAAAAGAGAATGATGAGTAGAATAGCCAATCCCCTCATAATTTTGCCCACCATTTAGGCCTAAtgtccaacacaccaattttggttcactgatttatGGATCCACAttctcttgtttaccaagcaAGATCTTAAAACAGATATTGAAATATACCAGTAGACCTTTTAATGTaaactaattcagtctttctgcCTCCTTTTCAGACCTTATGCCATCAaaatttgttgttataggttattgtggcaacttattaatatttacatacattttacaGAGAGCTCACAATTACGTCAATTTCTTGGCCTAATTCTCAAAATACCCCCATGCTATTTTTAAAGGGGCAGCTCACCTTTCTACCATTACAAAGTTGatatatatacttttaaaaaaaaacaacaaggagtctggtggcaccttaaaaactaacagatttatttgggcataagctttcgtgggtaaaaaaccacttcttcttGGGTCGAATCCTTGTATTAAAGacacagaaaaggaagaaaaagttaaagtatttgaaaagtaaaatattaataAGTAAGGCTTTCactttaacaacatcccttgttccctttccctgcaTCTGTAGCCAGTGTTTAAAGgaagaacacaaacaaaaacaaaccatctaaaccttgtttgacagtctctttgaTTATAGTAAAGATGGTAACTACTGTCCCTCAGGGAAAAGACAAGTTAGTTGAGATTGGCTGGCgctgtttttgttgctgttgctaCAGTCGTAAAAATCTGATCTCATTTCCTAGaagactgtcagggttccctccccgctctgaactttggggtacagatgtggggacccgcatgaaagcccccctaagcttatttctaccagcttagattaaaaacttccccaaagcacaaatcctttgtccttggacggtatgctgccaccaccaagtgatttagacaaagaatcagggaaaggaccacttggagttcctattcccccaaaatatccccaagcccctttcctggggaggctggagaataatatcctaaccgaTTGTTTCCAAAGTGAGCACAGATCAACCCTCCTGGGTCTTAGggcattgaaaaaaaatcaatcaggttttttaaaaaggtaaaagaatcacctctgtaaaatcagggtggaagataactttacagggtaacaaaagattcaaaaacacagcagaactccctctaggcttagtttcaaagttacaaaatacAGGAATACActtccctc
The nucleotide sequence above comes from Caretta caretta isolate rCarCar2 chromosome 1, rCarCar1.hap1, whole genome shotgun sequence. Encoded proteins:
- the LOC125629989 gene encoding histone H1.01-like — translated: MSETAPVAAPAVSGPGAKTSTKKPKKAAGGSKARKPPGPSVTELITKAVSASKERKGVSLAALKKALAAGGYDVEKSNTRIKLGLKSLVSKGTLVQTKGTGASGSFKLNKNPDETKEKASKKKPAAKPKKPAAKKPKKAAAVKKSPKKVKKPAAAAAKKSAKSPKKVKAAAKPKKAAKSPAKAKAVKPKAAKPKPTKPKATKAKKAALKKK